TCCGGGACATTTTATCATGCAGGGCATCAGCAAAACACCTGCGCATCTTTACAGCAGAAATTTCTTTCATACCCCACCCTCTCTTCCCACTCTCATTCCAACCACACAACTCACAACCCACAACTCATAACCCATAGCCCACCCCCTCTTCAACTCAATATCTCCATAGCAAACTTAAAATCTTTTTCGCTCATAACATAGTAATGCGCGTCAAGCCCTTTCAAAAAAGGCATCTGCTCTGATTTGGTCTTTATTAACAAAAGCAACGGGACACTTTTTGTGCCTGCGTTTCTGGATAATGCCTTAACAATATCATCCGGATCACAAGTATTAATGCTTACCGGATTTAAACCAAACCCCTTGAACTTACGCAATAAACTGCTTATGTCTACCTTCTTATACGCTGCCCAGCCATTAGCATTAACTAAAATATTAAGATTAGAAAGCTTGTTTTCCACGGCGATGTTTAAAGCCTCCCAGATACTTCCCTCAGCGCATTCTCCGTCAGATATAAGGCAATAAACATTTTTCTTTCTATCGCCCAAGGCCATGCCTGTGGCAATACCTAAGCCATGGCCTAAGCTGCCGCTTGAAACATCTATGCCATAGCTTGCATTACGATCAGGATGAATATTCAACTGCATCAGGGAATCTTCTCTTAAAGACCCTTGTTTTTCTAATACTGCGTACAAGGCAACTGCGGCATGTCCGCTTGAAAGGACAAACGGCTCATCCTTTTTCTTCGCCTGATAGACTGCGCCTATAATGTCCACGGCCGTCAAGCAGGAGCCCAAATGCGATAAAGATTTTTTATGGCTTATTTCAATGATTCTGCGGCGCAGATGTTTATGCTCGTTTTTCAGTTTCTTAAAATCCATGATTAGCCTTCCTCTGCAGGCTTAATTGCTATAATACACAAATTGCCCAATCTTAAGCTAAAGTTTAAAGATAAGAACCAATTCAAAAAACCTGACCTTGCTTTTAAAATATACTCTTTGAATCTTTTTCCAAGCGGTAGCAGCCATAAAAAATAGCTTAAAGAAATCCTATTATATGGGGAATATATCTTTAAAGTGACAAACCCGCGCGCTTCAAATATTTTCTTTATAGTTTTCTTACTGTATAAAAAAGGATGCTCGATATCCACAATCGGGCTTTTTTCGCCTAAGAGTTTACTGGAAAGGCTTTCTGCGTCGTGGTTAAAACACAAGACATACCCTCCGGGCACAAGCAGATCATAACAAGTCTGCAAGAATTCAACTGGCGCATCAACGTGGTCAAAAGTCTGGAAGAAAAAAATAAAATCAAAACAGCCTTTTTCAAATATGCCGGGTGTCAAAAAACTTGTTTTAATGCTTGCTTGAAGCGATCCATCGGCCTTAAGTACCGCTTGCTTGCTTGGCTCAATGCCAAAAATATTTTTATAGCCTCTTTTTAAAAGCTCTGTAAGCAGAAATCCATTGCCGCAACCAATCTCAAGGATCCTGGCGTTCTGGTTTAACCTTTTTAACACCTGCTCCAGCGCTTGCATATAGGAGCTGGTTAAATTCTTGATTTGCTTTTCGTAATTAAATTTACTCTTACTATAAAAATCTTCTACGGTTGTTTTATCTAAAACAGGATCAGCGCGCAATAACCCGTCTTTATTGCATTTCACAATCCGGTAATGCACCCTATCGGGAAGTCGGCGTGCAGAAAAAGTATCTACATTAATATCTGCAGTTTCAAAATTTTGATCATAGATTACTTTATAATCGCCAAGGCTGCCGCACAAAGGGCAAGATGTATGCACAAGTTTCATTTATATATAGAGTGATTTCTTTTAAACCATTCCCAAGTCAAACTCAAACCTTTTTCTAAGCTGACTTGCGGCTTAAAACCTAAGAGTTTCTTTGCCTTAGAAATATCCGCCACCCAGCAGGAAGTATCCCACTGACGCATCGGCATCTTGCCCCATCTAAAAGAAGTAGTTTTGCCGGTTACCTTGACTGCTTTTTCTACAATATCCTTAATTGAAGACTGTTTGCCGGTTGCGATATTAAAGATTTCACCGGGGAATAATTTTAGCCGAGATATATTCATATAAGCGCTGACCATGTCATCAACATATATGTAATCGCGCGCGATATCCGGATTTACCAAATCCATGGCTTTCTTAAAATACAAACAACGCATCAGTGTTGGGACAAAGCGCGAAGGCTGTTCATAGGCCCCATAAACCGAAAACGGCCGAAGCGTAACAACGGGTTTTTTTTCTTTGCGCGCGAAATACGAGCATAAAAGTGACGCTGAAGACTTACTGACTGCATAATAACTTGTTGGTTCTAAACAATCATCTTCGCGCATGGGCTTATCTTTAAACCCATATTCCGAAGAGCTTCCAGTATTAACCAGCAACTCGTAATCAATGCAGGATGCAGCCTTTAAAATATTCCATGTGCCGGAAAGATTAACCTTGAATGCTAAATCTGAATCAGTCTGCTCTGGATAAGCTCCATAAGCGGCAAGATGGTAGATTACAGTGGGTTTTGCTTTAAAGAAAATCTTCTTTAACTCTTGAAAAGAAGTTAAATCTGAACAATGAACTTTTGTTTTCTTAAGAATATCTTTGATGCGCCAGACTTGAGCTTCTTTTCTTAAGATTATATGGACATCTTCTTTATTTTCAACAAGATGCCTTAATAGGCAAGAGCCCACAAATCCGCTAGCCCCAGTAATAAGATAAACCCTTTTCACATACCTCTCCTTGGAGGGTATTTTAGCACAAAAAACACAGGGACGGTTCTATTTTTTTTGAAGAATAGAACCGTCCCTCATATTTACTTATTCCTTAAGATACTCATGCGCCATGTAGGAACTGCGCGTGTAGGGTGAGCTTTGAACATGCAAAAAACCTAACTTCATGCCTTTTTCTTTATAAAAGGCAAATTTCTCGGGAGTAACATATTCCTTCACCGGATAGTGTTTAATGCTTGGGGCAAGATACTGGCCAATGCTTAAAAAATCACAGGATGCATGACGCAAATCTGACATAGCGCAGGCGACTTCTTCTTCTTTCTCGCCCATACCCAGCATAATCCCGGATTTGGTTTTAATCTCTGGCGCAATTTTCTTAATAAATCTTAAAACATCAAGCGACCTCTGGTAACTTGCGCCTTGACGCACCAAACTGTAAAGCGAAGGCACAGTCTCAATATTATGCGCGATAATATCAGGATAAGAATCTGCGACTGTAGCTAACGCTTCATCTGAAAGTTTAAAATCCGGAATTAAAATCTCAATTTTTGCTCCTGGCGATAATTTTCGTATGGATAAAACAGTACCCGCAAAAATCTTTGCTCCTCCATCAGGCAAATCATCCCGGGTTACACTTGTAATTACTACATGAGACAAATTTAATTTCTTTACTGCCTCTGCCACACGCATCGGCTCTTCCTGATCAACCGCCTCTGGAGTATTGTTCTGAACATTACAGAATTTACAGCCCCTTGTGCAATATTTACCTAAAATCAAAAATGTCGCCTGGTTATGGCTAAAACACTCTGCAATATTAGGGCAAGAGGCTTGTTCGCAAACCGTATTTAGCTTACTTTCCCGCAGCAATCTCTTCATGTCGGAACAAGCATTAAGATTTATTTTCTTATTTAACCAAACTGGTTTCATAAAATTCTACTCCAAAATTATCGGAAAAAGAATCAATAAGCTTATCCTCTAAAATATTCCTCTCTGGCAAACTTGAAAACTGTTCGGATAGACTAGTTACATTTTCTTTTATGCCAAGCGGCATTTTCTTTAAATAACTCTCTAAAAGCTTCCAATCAATACTAAAAGGAATGCTTCCATGTTGAAAGATGCAATCCCTTTTTCTTTTTTGGGCATTGCCGCCAATCTTCTTCCCGGAAATAGTAACATCATATTTCTCATGGGATGCGCAACACAATTCATGGGGAAAATTTTTATTAAGGAAGCTATCAAGCTCTACAGAAAATTTTGCCTCTAGATTAAGTTTTTTATAAAAATCTAAAAGAAATCGGCAAATACTGCGATACCCCACAAGCAGGCCCTCTGGCTCATTGATATCCTCTTTAGAACAAGCAAAGCTATAGGTAATCTCATGCCAATGAAAAAGTATCCCGCCGCCAGTAATTCTTTTTACCACCTCTACATTACAAGCTATGCACCTATCAAGATTAATTTCATCATCGGGAGTTTGAGAGAATCCATAAGTAAAAGAAGGATTCTTCCATCCATATACACGGAATACTGGGATACGATCTTCTAGATATTGATTAAAGATCTTTTCATCAAGCGCCATATTAAAACTGGCACTTTGTAAACCCGACCTTATTAATTTAAATTTTTTCATACAAAACGCAGATTTGGTTCGCGCGCGGCTTTTGTTTCATCAAGGCGCCTAACAGGGGTATTAACTGGAGCTTGTGTAATAGCAGTTGGATTATCTTGGGCAAGTTTCGCGATTTCAATCATTACATCTATAAACTCATCCAAGGTTTCTTTGGATTCGGTTTCTGTAGGCTCAATCATTAAGGATTCTTTGACAATTAACGGGAAATAAATCGTGGGAGGATGATAACCTTTATCAATTAAGTACTTGGCAATATCCAAGGCATGCACCCCAGTTTGCGCCTGGCGCGAGGCTGAAAAAACACACTCATGCATACAGGGTTTATCAAAAGCTGACTGGTAATAATCTTTAAGCTTCACCCGGCAATAGTTAGCATTTAAAACTGCCATTTCCGAAGCCCTGATCAAACCCTCTTTACCTAAACGTAACATATAAGCGTAAGCCTTTAAGATAACCCCAAAATTTCCGTAAAAAGGCGCGATATAACCAATAGATTTATGGCGGTGATAATCCAAGGCATAGGTGGCATCACTTCTTTTAATCACTCTTGGGTTGGGCAGGAATTCAACTAACTTCTCCCCTACGCCTACTGGCCCTGCTCCCGGACCTCCTCCTCCATGAGGAGTGCCAAAGGTTTTATGCAAATTTATATGCACTACATCAAAGCCCAAATCTCCGGGACGGGCCTTGCCTAAAACTGCGTTTAGATTAGCTCCGTCATAATACATCAATGCCCCTGCCTCATGCGCCATATCAGAGATTTCTTTAATGCGCGGATTAAAAATCCCTAAGGTATCCGGACAAGTAAGCATTACCGCGGCAACTTCTTTATTTAATTGCTTTTTATACTCCGCTAAATCCATATAACCGTCGGGACCAGTGGGAATAACAAT
The Candidatus Omnitrophota bacterium genome window above contains:
- the gcvPB gene encoding aminomethyl-transferring glycine dehydrogenase subunit GcvPB, with protein sequence MKLIFEKHKSARRGFSYASSDVPEAKSLPDKYCRKQEAKLPSLSELDVVRHYTNLSQMNFSVDGNFYPLGSCTMKYNPKFTERVASLEGFTHVHPLLPQLAGGGMLTQGSLEVLFETKKLLCEITGMHGFTLQPLAGAHGELTGVMLIAAYHKDKGDRRKYIIVPDSSHGTNPASAAIAGYKVIVIPTGPDGYMDLAEYKKQLNKEVAAVMLTCPDTLGIFNPRIKEISDMAHEAGALMYYDGANLNAVLGKARPGDLGFDVVHINLHKTFGTPHGGGGPGAGPVGVGEKLVEFLPNPRVIKRSDATYALDYHRHKSIGYIAPFYGNFGVILKAYAYMLRLGKEGLIRASEMAVLNANYCRVKLKDYYQSAFDKPCMHECVFSASRQAQTGVHALDIAKYLIDKGYHPPTIYFPLIVKESLMIEPTETESKETLDEFIDVMIEIAKLAQDNPTAITQAPVNTPVRRLDETKAAREPNLRFV
- the lipA gene encoding lipoyl synthase, with the translated sequence MKPVWLNKKINLNACSDMKRLLRESKLNTVCEQASCPNIAECFSHNQATFLILGKYCTRGCKFCNVQNNTPEAVDQEEPMRVAEAVKKLNLSHVVITSVTRDDLPDGGAKIFAGTVLSIRKLSPGAKIEILIPDFKLSDEALATVADSYPDIIAHNIETVPSLYSLVRQGASYQRSLDVLRFIKKIAPEIKTKSGIMLGMGEKEEEVACAMSDLRHASCDFLSIGQYLAPSIKHYPVKEYVTPEKFAFYKEKGMKLGFLHVQSSPYTRSSYMAHEYLKE
- a CDS encoding thiamine pyrophosphate-dependent enzyme; amino-acid sequence: MDFKKLKNEHKHLRRRIIEISHKKSLSHLGSCLTAVDIIGAVYQAKKKDEPFVLSSGHAAVALYAVLEKQGSLREDSLMQLNIHPDRNASYGIDVSSGSLGHGLGIATGMALGDRKKNVYCLISDGECAEGSIWEALNIAVENKLSNLNILVNANGWAAYKKVDISSLLRKFKGFGLNPVSINTCDPDDIVKALSRNAGTKSVPLLLLIKTKSEQMPFLKGLDAHYYVMSEKDFKFAMEILS
- a CDS encoding lipoate--protein ligase family protein; its protein translation is MKKFKLIRSGLQSASFNMALDEKIFNQYLEDRIPVFRVYGWKNPSFTYGFSQTPDDEINLDRCIACNVEVVKRITGGGILFHWHEITYSFACSKEDINEPEGLLVGYRSICRFLLDFYKKLNLEAKFSVELDSFLNKNFPHELCCASHEKYDVTISGKKIGGNAQKRKRDCIFQHGSIPFSIDWKLLESYLKKMPLGIKENVTSLSEQFSSLPERNILEDKLIDSFSDNFGVEFYETSLVK
- a CDS encoding GDP-mannose 4,6-dehydratase, coding for MKRVYLITGASGFVGSCLLRHLVENKEDVHIILRKEAQVWRIKDILKKTKVHCSDLTSFQELKKIFFKAKPTVIYHLAAYGAYPEQTDSDLAFKVNLSGTWNILKAASCIDYELLVNTGSSSEYGFKDKPMREDDCLEPTSYYAVSKSSASLLCSYFARKEKKPVVTLRPFSVYGAYEQPSRFVPTLMRCLYFKKAMDLVNPDIARDYIYVDDMVSAYMNISRLKLFPGEIFNIATGKQSSIKDIVEKAVKVTGKTTSFRWGKMPMRQWDTSCWVADISKAKKLLGFKPQVSLEKGLSLTWEWFKRNHSIYK
- a CDS encoding class I SAM-dependent methyltransferase, with the translated sequence MKLVHTSCPLCGSLGDYKVIYDQNFETADINVDTFSARRLPDRVHYRIVKCNKDGLLRADPVLDKTTVEDFYSKSKFNYEKQIKNLTSSYMQALEQVLKRLNQNARILEIGCGNGFLLTELLKRGYKNIFGIEPSKQAVLKADGSLQASIKTSFLTPGIFEKGCFDFIFFFQTFDHVDAPVEFLQTCYDLLVPGGYVLCFNHDAESLSSKLLGEKSPIVDIEHPFLYSKKTIKKIFEARGFVTLKIYSPYNRISLSYFLWLLPLGKRFKEYILKARSGFLNWFLSLNFSLRLGNLCIIAIKPAEEG